TGAATCGCTGATCAAAGACGGCTACAATGCAGATGCATTGCATGGTGATCTGACCCAGCAGCAGCGTGATAAGGTGATGAAACGTTTCCGTGAAAGAGCTTTGCAGGTGCTGGTAGCAACTGACGTAGCAGCCCGCGGGATCGATGTTGACAATGTTACCCACGTAATCAACTATGATTTACCGGATGACGTTGAAAACTACACACACCGTAGCGGTCGTACCGGCAGGGCAGGTAAATCAGGTATCTCTATTGCTATTATCAGCAGCCGTGATACCGGTAAGATCCGCCAGATCGAAAGAGTGCTCGGCAAGAAATTTGTAAAAACGGATGTTCCTGATGGTTTTGCAGTTTGTGAAAAACAACTGTTTGGCCTGGTACATAAAGTACATAACGTAACTGTAAACGATGATCAGATCGAACCATACCTGGAACGTATCTATGAAGAGTTTGCAGCGATGAGCAAAGAAGAGCTGATCAAACGTTTTGCTTCCCTGGAATTTAACCAGTTCCTGGAGTACTACGAAAATGCACCTGATCTGAATGCAAAAGACGACAGACGTGTATTGGGAGATGATGGTGGAAGCAGACCTGATCGCAGAAGCAATGGCAAATTCACGCGCCTGTTCATCAACCTGGGTTCAGTAGATGATTTCAACCGCGGCGATATGCTCCGTTACCTGTGTGATAACACTGGTTTAAAAGGTAACAAGATCGGACGTATCGATCTGAAGGGTGTTTATTCTTTCTTTGAAGTAGAAAATGAAGAGCTGGAAAAGGTGACACAGAGCTTTAAGAAAGTTGAATACAACGGTCGCAGCGTTAGGATTGAAATGTCGCAGGATGGCGATAAACGTTTTGGTGGCGGCGGCGGTGGCGGAAGCCGTGGTCCCCGCAGCAGGGAAGACGGTCCCCGTAAGAGAAGCTGGACACCGGAAGGTGGTGGTAGCCGCAGCGGTGGAAGCCGTAGTGGTGGCGACAGACGTGAGTCATCCGGTGGAAGCAAACCTCCGTACAAACGTAAATACTAATTCCGCCCAAACGGAATTGAAATAATAAAAAGAAAAGGTGTCCTTTCAGGGCGCCTTTTCTTTTTTTGTGATCTACCCCTCAGGTAGCCGCTCATTCACAAAAATTAAACTATCTTGTTAATCCAGACATTCAATTCACACGTTACTATGACCGGAGTTATTATTCGTCCTTCACAGCCTGTAGAACCATTTTCACTCTTTACTTCCGGTGACATTGCCTTATTTCAGGCAGGCTCACATTACCGGCTATACGAAAAATTTGGTGCACATACCCTGGAATATGAAGGCGTGTCCGGCACCTACTTTGCAGTTTGGGCGCCAAATGCCGCATTTGTAGCCGTTATGGGCGATTTTAACAGCTGGGATCATTACAGTCATACCTTGTTTCCCCGTTGGGATAATTCAGGCATCTGGGAGGGCTTTGTTCCCGGTGCAGAGGCAGGGAATCTTTATAAATATTTCATCCGCTCCAATAGCGGAGAGGAACTGCAAAAGGGGGATCCTTATGCCAATTTCTGGGAAGTAAGACCCAAAACGGCGTCTATCGTACATCCCTTGGATCACACCTGGAAAGACAAAAAGTGGATGGGGCACCGTAAGTCACGCAACAGCCTGGAAAGCCCTTTCTCCGTATACGAGGTACACCTGGGTTCCTGGCGTAAGCCTGATCCCACTGAGGCGGAGCTGTTTTACTCCTATAAGGAAATTGCGGACATGCTGGTTCCCTACGTAAAAGAGATGGGATTTACACATGTGGAACTGATGCCCATTACAGAACACCCTTTTGATGGCTCCTGGGGGTATCAGCAAACCGGTTATTACGCGCCTACATCGCGGTATGGTACACCACAGGATTTTATGGAGATGGTGGAAGCCTTTCACCACGCGGAAATTGGTGTGATCCTGGATTGGGTACCTTCACATTTCCCGTATGATGCACATGGATTGTTCCGGTTTGATGGCTCCCATACCTACGAGTATGCCGATATGCGTAAAGGCTATCATCCTGACTGGAACAGCTATATTTTTAATTATAAACGCAATGAGGTACGGTCTTTCCTGTTGAGCAATGCTATTTTCTGGTTTGATAAATTTCATATTGATGCGCTCCGCGTGGATGCGGTGGCCTCGATGATCCACCTGGATTATTCACGGGAGAAAGGCGGCTGGGAACCGAACGAACTGGGTGGCAATGAAAACCTGGAAGCGATCAGCTTCCTGAAGAAGATGAATGAAACGGTGTATGCCCTGTTTCCAGATGTACAAACGATTGCTGAAGACTCCACCAATCATTACGGTGTGTCCCGGCCCACTTTTATGGGCGGACTGGGCTTCGGCATGAAATGGATGATGGGCTGGATGAACGACACCCTGGATTATTTCAAGAAAGACCCCATACATCGCAAGTGGTATCAGAATGATCTTACGTTTAGTCTTGTATATGCTTTTGGAGAGAACTTTATGCTACCGCTCAGTCATGATGAGGTGGTGCATGGTAAATCGCCTTTGCTGTATAAGATGCCGGGAGATGACTGGCAAAAATTTGCCAACCTGCGTTTGATGTACAGTTATATGTTTACACATCCGGGCACCAAGCTGTTGTTCATGGGAGGTGAATTTGGGCAGACAAGTGAATGGAACTACCGGAGCGAACTGGAATGGCATCTCCTGAAATATTCGTCACATAAGGGTCTTCAGGATTTTGTAAAAGATGTAAACCACTTATATACCAGCTCTACCGCATTGTATGAGCAACAATTTGATGCAGAAGGCTTTGAGTGGATTACTGTAAATGATTACGATAATTGTGTGCTGGCCTATACCAGGAGCGGGAAATCGCCAGG
The Chitinophaga sp. MM2321 DNA segment above includes these coding regions:
- the glgB gene encoding 1,4-alpha-glucan branching protein GlgB is translated as MTGVIIRPSQPVEPFSLFTSGDIALFQAGSHYRLYEKFGAHTLEYEGVSGTYFAVWAPNAAFVAVMGDFNSWDHYSHTLFPRWDNSGIWEGFVPGAEAGNLYKYFIRSNSGEELQKGDPYANFWEVRPKTASIVHPLDHTWKDKKWMGHRKSRNSLESPFSVYEVHLGSWRKPDPTEAELFYSYKEIADMLVPYVKEMGFTHVELMPITEHPFDGSWGYQQTGYYAPTSRYGTPQDFMEMVEAFHHAEIGVILDWVPSHFPYDAHGLFRFDGSHTYEYADMRKGYHPDWNSYIFNYKRNEVRSFLLSNAIFWFDKFHIDALRVDAVASMIHLDYSREKGGWEPNELGGNENLEAISFLKKMNETVYALFPDVQTIAEDSTNHYGVSRPTFMGGLGFGMKWMMGWMNDTLDYFKKDPIHRKWYQNDLTFSLVYAFGENFMLPLSHDEVVHGKSPLLYKMPGDDWQKFANLRLMYSYMFTHPGTKLLFMGGEFGQTSEWNYRSELEWHLLKYSSHKGLQDFVKDVNHLYTSSTALYEQQFDAEGFEWITVNDYDNCVLAYTRSGKSPGDMLLVVLNMTPVPREQYLVGVPVGGNWEEVLNSDHPKYYGSGVINTGLQKASKQFYNGREYCLSLRLPPLGATILRLVK
- a CDS encoding DEAD/DEAH box helicase gives rise to the protein MTTFESLGLQEPLLKGITDLGFVSPTPIQEQAIPVLLSGDRDFVGLAQTGTGKTAAFGLPLLQQLDLKLNKPQGLILCPTRELCLQITNDLKNFSKHLGDVSIVAVYGGSSIVQQLRELKRGVHIVVATPGRLLDIIDRGAVNFENVRYAILDEADEMLNMGFQEDINSILSNTPEQKTTWLFSATMPQEVRRIAKKYMEDPFELTVGNKNSGNVNIEHEYYVVRPREKYAALKRIVDYNPDIFGIIFTRTKIESQEIAESLIKDGYNADALHGDLTQQQRDKVMKRFRERALQVLVATDVAARGIDVDNVTHVINYDLPDDVENYTHRSGRTGRAGKSGISIAIISSRDTGKIRQIERVLGKKFVKTDVPDGFAVCEKQLFGLVHKVHNVTVNDDQIEPYLERIYEEFAAMSKEELIKRFASLEFNQFLEYYENAPDLNAKDDRRVLGDDGGSRPDRRSNGKFTRLFINLGSVDDFNRGDMLRYLCDNTGLKGNKIGRIDLKGVYSFFEVENEELEKVTQSFKKVEYNGRSVRIEMSQDGDKRFGGGGGGGSRGPRSREDGPRKRSWTPEGGGSRSGGSRSGGDRRESSGGSKPPYKRKY